One Peribacillus simplex NBRC 15720 = DSM 1321 genomic region harbors:
- a CDS encoding helix-turn-helix transcriptional regulator, whose protein sequence is MTNVKFTLKQARKYKGLTQDEMAKVLKMAKRTYIDYEQYKIPLRIDKAYLFAECVGFSIDDIIFFDPHLHFKCS, encoded by the coding sequence ATGACAAACGTTAAGTTCACACTTAAACAAGCGAGGAAGTATAAAGGATTGACTCAAGATGAAATGGCTAAAGTGCTGAAGATGGCCAAGAGGACTTACATTGACTATGAGCAATATAAGATTCCTTTGCGAATCGATAAGGCTTATTTATTTGCTGAATGTGTAGGATTCTCGATCGATGATATCATTTTTTTTGATCCTCACCTACACTTCAAATGTAGTTGA
- a CDS encoding LexA family protein, protein MHIGERIKMLRKERKMTQEDLANILKVAPTAVSAWESGRNKPLMDKLSMMSTCFEIPLSHLIEGAPIVRNNPGMEFLNEKNVRLIGVYGSIPAGDPNFTNEYIEAYMPTLNSMLKSNKEYFFLRVNGNSMNKEFRDGSLILVEKTTYVENGKIGVVLVNGHDATVKKVNIYEENITLTPCSTDPFYEEKTYNIKNDRVRILGKVVQAIKIYD, encoded by the coding sequence ATGCACATTGGTGAACGGATTAAAATGTTAAGAAAAGAAAGAAAAATGACACAAGAAGATTTGGCAAATATATTAAAAGTGGCCCCAACGGCGGTATCCGCTTGGGAATCCGGACGGAATAAACCTTTAATGGATAAATTGAGCATGATGTCGACATGCTTTGAAATACCGCTATCCCACCTCATTGAAGGAGCACCCATCGTTAGAAATAATCCTGGAATGGAATTTCTAAATGAAAAGAATGTAAGATTAATTGGTGTCTACGGAAGTATCCCTGCTGGAGATCCTAATTTTACCAACGAATATATAGAAGCCTATATGCCGACATTAAATTCGATGCTAAAATCGAATAAAGAATATTTTTTCCTTAGAGTGAATGGCAATAGCATGAACAAAGAATTCAGAGACGGGTCATTGATTCTCGTTGAAAAAACAACCTACGTCGAAAACGGAAAAATTGGTGTGGTTTTAGTAAATGGTCACGATGCTACGGTCAAAAAAGTGAATATCTATGAAGAAAACATCACACTCACTCCCTGCAGCACGGATCCTTTTTATGAAGAAAAAACCTATAACATCAAAAATGATAGGGTCCGAATTTTAGGAAAAGTGGTTCAAGCCATTAAAATATACGATTAA
- a CDS encoding N-acetylmuramoyl-L-alanine amidase, with product MVKVFIDPGHGGTDSGSVGNGLREKDLTLSIATRIKNILLIEYNNVSVKMSRTQDTYPSLNDRTNAANAWGADFYLSIHINAGGGTGYEDYIYTSSNQITKTYQDHIHSEVMKLINIQDRGQKTGDLHVLRETDMPALLTENGFIDNVNDAAKLKAASFIESLARGHVNGLVKCFNLTKKSTAVYHTVVIGDTVYSLSIAYGSTVQQIKDWNGLDSQYTITVNQKLRVK from the coding sequence ATGGTAAAAGTATTTATTGATCCCGGCCATGGCGGTACGGATTCAGGCTCGGTGGGGAATGGATTGAGAGAAAAGGATTTAACTTTATCCATTGCAACTCGAATCAAAAACATCTTATTAATAGAATATAATAACGTTTCTGTAAAAATGAGCAGGACCCAAGATACGTACCCCTCCTTAAACGATCGTACAAATGCAGCGAACGCGTGGGGAGCTGACTTTTATCTCTCCATCCACATTAATGCTGGCGGCGGAACTGGGTACGAGGATTACATTTATACGTCCTCTAACCAGATAACGAAAACGTATCAAGATCATATTCATTCAGAGGTCATGAAGCTTATCAACATCCAAGACAGAGGACAAAAAACAGGAGATTTACATGTGCTCCGTGAAACGGACATGCCTGCACTCCTGACTGAAAATGGATTTATCGATAATGTCAATGACGCAGCCAAATTGAAAGCGGCATCATTTATTGAATCACTGGCTCGCGGACATGTAAACGGTTTAGTTAAATGCTTCAATCTTACAAAGAAAAGTACAGCTGTATACCACACTGTTGTAATTGGGGATACCGTATATTCCTTAAGCATTGCTTATGGCAGTACGGTTCAGCAAATTAAAGATTGGAACGGTCTTGACAGTCAGTACACCATTACAGTAAACCAGAAATTGCGGGTGAAATGA
- a CDS encoding alpha/beta fold hydrolase, whose translation MKIEKYKVETPKGTLQYNISGNGKPNIVLINGGSGPIEGWIKILPAISESSSVFSYNRFGVAGSDKPKESQDGINIVNTLRVALTIVGFEPPYLLVGHSLGGLYANLYARLYPNEVAGIVFLESSTPKDISLNEYQGKAVKTINKMFKMFDSLSSHKQFNEVNFVEKTVNQIHQTDTFPEIPVFVITGGQENRMMPEEVRRKRLENQLELLSLSSNSKHIVAEKSGHFPQLSEPTIVIDSIKNCVEVINKTNNNQ comes from the coding sequence TTGAAAATAGAAAAATATAAAGTGGAAACACCAAAAGGGACGTTACAATATAATATTAGTGGAAACGGCAAACCTAATATAGTTTTAATTAACGGTGGTTCGGGACCGATAGAGGGGTGGATAAAAATCCTACCTGCAATTTCGGAATCCTCATCAGTATTTTCCTATAATCGTTTTGGTGTTGCTGGCAGCGATAAACCGAAGGAAAGCCAAGACGGGATAAATATTGTTAACACTTTACGTGTAGCATTAACAATCGTGGGGTTTGAACCTCCATACTTATTGGTTGGACATTCGCTAGGCGGATTATATGCTAATTTATACGCCCGACTATACCCAAATGAAGTAGCTGGAATCGTTTTTTTGGAATCCAGTACCCCGAAAGATATTAGCCTTAATGAATATCAAGGCAAGGCAGTTAAAACCATTAATAAGATGTTCAAGATGTTTGATTCCTTATCTTCACATAAACAATTCAATGAAGTTAATTTTGTGGAAAAAACCGTGAATCAAATCCATCAAACTGATACGTTTCCCGAAATACCTGTATTTGTCATTACTGGTGGACAGGAAAATCGAATGATGCCAGAGGAAGTTCGAAGAAAACGACTTGAGAATCAATTGGAATTACTTTCATTGTCAAGCAACAGCAAACACATTGTCGCTGAAAAAAGTGGACATTTTCCGCAATTATCAGAACCAACTATAGTGATTGACTCAATCAAAAATTGTGTAGAAGTAATAAATAAAACAAACAATAACCAATAA
- a CDS encoding aminoglycoside phosphotransferase family protein, translated as MINEYGKFEQLVQKFDQGNKLIRAWELKGGISAQVTGLEILQSSGRIVKMIVRQHGDNDLKRNPNIASDEYKLLGILKAAGLPVPMPYYFEQSCEFFSKPCILIEFIEGKSEFTPSNLNDHILQLAINLAKIHRVDCANLSLSFLPKLENTYVEMLNNKDRVILDETLNLSLIRDLLKSIMPLRSINKEVILHGDYWPGNILWKDGKLVSIIDWEDSGLGDPLADLANSQLEISYHYGMQAMNEFTNQYKSMMPEVNFTNLPFWQLFAALRLSTFPEWGLEKSKENNWRKRHKSFVRQAINRIRLN; from the coding sequence ATGATAAATGAATATGGTAAGTTTGAACAATTGGTTCAAAAGTTTGATCAAGGAAATAAGCTAATTCGTGCATGGGAATTAAAAGGTGGTATTTCTGCACAAGTGACAGGACTTGAAATATTACAATCTTCAGGGCGGATCGTAAAAATGATCGTTCGTCAGCATGGTGATAATGACTTGAAACGGAATCCAAATATTGCATCAGATGAATACAAGCTCTTAGGGATATTGAAAGCTGCCGGTTTGCCTGTACCGATGCCATATTACTTCGAGCAATCCTGCGAATTTTTTTCCAAGCCGTGCATACTTATCGAGTTTATTGAGGGTAAGTCAGAATTCACCCCCTCAAATCTTAATGATCATATCTTACAATTGGCAATCAATCTAGCAAAAATCCATCGTGTTGATTGTGCAAATCTATCTTTATCATTTCTGCCTAAACTAGAAAATACATATGTCGAGATGTTAAATAATAAAGATAGGGTAATCCTGGACGAAACATTAAATCTGAGCTTGATTAGAGATTTGTTAAAATCTATCATGCCTTTACGCTCCATCAATAAAGAAGTGATCCTTCATGGTGATTATTGGCCAGGAAATATATTATGGAAAGACGGTAAACTAGTTTCCATAATTGATTGGGAAGACTCAGGCTTAGGGGACCCTTTGGCTGACCTTGCCAATAGTCAACTCGAAATTTCATATCATTATGGAATGCAAGCAATGAATGAATTCACCAATCAATATAAATCCATGATGCCGGAGGTGAATTTTACAAACTTACCCTTCTGGCAATTATTTGCCGCATTACGGTTATCTACATTTCCTGAATGGGGCTTGGAAAAAAGCAAGGAAAATAACTGGCGGAAAAGACACAAGTCATTTGTTCGTCAAGCGATTAACCGAATTCGTTTAAATTAA
- a CDS encoding CotD family spore coat protein produces MPTQYNPPQISPTKQNVKTNVINTVIPVFHPTHTTTVNKYFTTYIPHTRSIVKECYTQSFVCGVPQPPSFSRKMLRY; encoded by the coding sequence ATGCCCACTCAGTATAATCCTCCTCAAATCTCCCCTACAAAGCAAAATGTTAAAACTAATGTCATTAACACTGTGATTCCGGTTTTTCACCCGACACATACAACTACCGTGAATAAATACTTCACCACATATATACCGCATACCCGAAGTATCGTGAAAGAGTGTTATACCCAAAGCTTTGTTTGTGGAGTTCCTCAACCCCCTAGTTTTTCGAGAAAAATGTTAAGATATTAA
- a CDS encoding DMT family transporter, with amino-acid sequence MNPYAFLAIAILSEVFGSSMLKVSNGFKKLFPSIGVVIGMGLAFYCLSLSLITIPLGTAYAIWSGIGTALTALVGVIVYKESFNLKKFLGLVLIIGGVVVLKLSSGSSH; translated from the coding sequence TTGAATCCTTATGCATTTTTGGCAATAGCCATCCTAAGTGAAGTGTTTGGCAGTTCGATGTTAAAAGTATCAAACGGATTTAAAAAGTTATTCCCTTCCATTGGTGTGGTAATAGGAATGGGTTTGGCTTTTTATTGCTTGTCGTTATCTCTAATAACCATTCCGCTTGGAACGGCTTATGCCATTTGGTCGGGAATAGGCACAGCTTTAACTGCTTTGGTGGGAGTTATCGTTTATAAAGAAAGCTTTAACCTGAAAAAATTTTTAGGTTTAGTCCTGATCATAGGAGGAGTGGTTGTTTTGAAACTCTCAAGTGGGAGCTCCCATTAA
- a CDS encoding DMT family transporter, protein MKGYIALGISIISEVFGTTMLKLSEGFTHLFASLGVIIGFGIAFYSLSLCLKTIPLSLAYAIWAGIGTALTALIGVLLWNEPFSITTFGGLVLIIGGVVLLNASHTPKQAEGESN, encoded by the coding sequence ATGAAAGGATACATAGCTTTAGGAATATCTATCATAAGCGAAGTATTTGGTACGACCATGCTTAAGTTGTCTGAAGGATTCACTCATTTATTCGCTTCATTAGGGGTTATAATAGGATTTGGAATAGCATTTTATAGCTTATCTTTATGCCTAAAAACAATTCCATTAAGTTTAGCATATGCCATTTGGGCAGGAATAGGCACAGCTTTAACAGCATTAATTGGCGTACTATTATGGAATGAGCCATTTAGTATCACTACATTTGGTGGCTTAGTATTAATCATTGGGGGAGTGGTTTTACTAAATGCTTCCCATACCCCCAAACAAGCAGAAGGAGAGTCAAACTAA
- the treR gene encoding trehalose operon repressor, whose product MNSKYLSLYGDIVSKIEEGTFPTNSKLPSESSFMEEYDISRDTVRKSLQLLEQNGYIHKIKGKGSFVLDFSKFNFPVAGLISYKEMVEKLNLHSKTIIHKLELVTPDSKMAKLLDSTDDGEVWKVFRVRQINGKKIILDKDYFKSEFIPNLTKEICEDSIYGYIEKELGLQIGFSNKEITVEPCSEEDKQLLDIEDFDMVAVVKSTVHLIDGSLFQYSESRHRPDKFKFTDFARRTW is encoded by the coding sequence ATGAACAGCAAATATCTATCGCTATATGGTGATATCGTTTCAAAAATTGAAGAAGGAACCTTTCCGACAAATTCAAAGCTTCCTTCTGAAAGCAGCTTTATGGAAGAGTATGACATATCCAGGGATACTGTGAGAAAGTCCTTACAGTTGCTTGAACAAAATGGATATATCCATAAAATCAAAGGTAAGGGTTCCTTTGTCTTGGATTTCAGCAAATTTAACTTTCCTGTAGCAGGGTTGATTTCCTATAAAGAAATGGTGGAAAAGTTGAATTTGCATTCCAAAACGATCATTCATAAATTAGAGCTTGTGACCCCCGACTCAAAAATGGCCAAGCTTCTTGACTCAACTGATGATGGTGAAGTATGGAAAGTATTCCGGGTAAGGCAAATCAATGGGAAGAAAATCATACTGGATAAAGACTATTTCAAAAGCGAGTTCATACCTAATCTGACAAAGGAAATTTGTGAGGATTCGATTTATGGATATATCGAAAAGGAACTCGGTCTCCAGATTGGTTTTTCCAATAAGGAAATTACCGTGGAGCCATGCAGTGAAGAAGATAAACAATTATTGGACATTGAAGACTTCGATATGGTGGCAGTTGTGAAAAGTACGGTCCATTTAATCGATGGAAGCTTGTTTCAATATAGCGAATCCAGGCATAGACCCGATAAATTCAAGTTCACGGACTTTGCACGAAGGACTTGGTGA